A window of the Emys orbicularis isolate rEmyOrb1 chromosome 1, rEmyOrb1.hap1, whole genome shotgun sequence genome harbors these coding sequences:
- the LOC135875596 gene encoding histone H2B 5-like: MPEPAKSAPASKKGSKKAVTKVQKKGDKKRRKSRKESYSIYVYKVLKQVHPDTGISSKAMGIMNSFVNDIFERIAGEASRLAHYNKRSTITSREIQTAVRLLLPGELAKHAVSEGTKAVTKYTSSK; encoded by the coding sequence ATGCCTGAACCAGCAAAATCTGCTCCCGCTTCTAAGAAAGGATCTAAGAAAGCTGTGACTAAGGTCCAAAAAAAGGGGGACAAGAAACGTAGGAAGAGCAGGAAAGAAAGTTATTCCATCTACGTCTACAAAGTGCTGAAACAAGTTCACCCGGATACTGGCATCTCCTCCAAGGCTATGGGTATAATGAACTCTTTTGTAAATGACATATTTGAGCGTATTGCTGGGGAGGCGTCTCGCCTGGCACATTATAACAAGCGATCAACCATCACTTCCCGGGAGATCCAGACCGCTGTAAGACTGCTGCTGCCGGGAGAACTAGCCAAACACGCTGTGTCGGAGGGCACCAAGGCTGTCACCAAGTACACCAGCTC
- the LOC135875587 gene encoding histone H2A.J — MSGRGKQGGKVRAKAKSRSSRAGLQFPVGRVHRLLRKGNYAERVGAGAPVYMAAVLEYLTAEILELAGNAARDNKKTRIIPRHLQLAIRNDEELNKLLGKVTIAQGGVLPNIQAVLLPKKTESHKAKSK; from the coding sequence ATGTCAGGCCGAGGAAAGCAGGGAGGTAAAGTGAGGGCTAAGGCAAAGTCTCGCTCCTcgcgggctgggctgcagttcccggTAGGCCGTGTGCACCGCCTGCTCCGCAAAGGCAATTACGCTGAGCGGGTGGGGGCCGGAGCCCCGgtctatatggccgcggtgctggAGTATCTGACCGCTGAAATTTTGGAGCTGGCTGGCAACGCGGCGCGGGATAATAAGAAAACCAGGATCATCCCCCGTCATCTGCAGCTCGCCATCCGTAACGACGAGGAGCTCAACAAGCTGTTGGGGAAAGTCACCATCGCTCAAGGTGGTGTCCTGCCCAACATCCAGGCCGTGCTGCTGCCTAAGAAAACTGAGAGCCACAAGGCCAAGAGCAAGTAA